One Vitis vinifera cultivar Pinot Noir 40024 chromosome 8, ASM3070453v1 genomic window carries:
- the LOC100265718 gene encoding 14 kDa zinc-binding protein yields MNPSNKSRNQSRVGDINSRLGVIASHLSSAYMASEKGAAVAATPSDSPTIFDKIINKEIPATIVYEDDKVLAFRDIAPQAPTHILLIPKVKDGLTGLSKAEERHSVILGHLLYTAKLVAKQEGLEDGFRIVINDGPSACQSVYHIHVHLLGGRQMNWPPG; encoded by the exons ATGAACCCCAGCAATAAGAGCAGAAATCAGAGTCGGGTTGGTGATATAAACAGCCGCCTTGGCGTCATAGCCTCTCACTTGTCTTCTGCCTACATGGCTTCTGAGAAGGGGGCTGCTGTTGCAGCCACTCCCTCTGATTCTCCAACCAT ATTTGACAAAATCATTAACAAGGAAATTCCAGCAACCATTGTTTATGAGGATGACAAG gTTCTTGCTTTTAGGGATATAGCTCCCCAAGCTCCTACACACATTTTGCTTATTCCCAAAGTTAAGGATGGATTAACTGGACTCTCTAAG GCTGAAGAGAGGCACTCTGTGATTCTGGGCCACCTTCTTTATACTGCCAAGCTCGTTGCTAAACAAGAAGGCCTTGAAGATGGATTCCGGATTGTGATCAATGATGGTCCCAGTGCAT GCCAATCTGTTTATCACATTCACGTCCATCTTCTAGGCGGACGACAGATGAACTGGCCTCCCGGCTAA